A portion of the Citrobacter rodentium NBRC 105723 = DSM 16636 genome contains these proteins:
- the truB gene encoding tRNA pseudouridine(55) synthase TruB, with protein MSRPRRRGRDINGVLLLDKPQGMSSNDVLQKVKRLYNANRAGHTGALDPLATGMLPICLGEATKFSQYLLDSDKRYRVIARLGQRTDTSDADGQIVQERPITFTPEQLASALETFRGDIEQVPSMYSALKYQGKKLYEYARQGIEVPREARPITVYELLFIRHEGNELELEVHCSKGTYIRTIVDDLGEKLGCGAHVIFLRRLAVSKYPVERMVTLERLRELADQAEQQGIPAAQLLDPLLMPMDSPASDFPVVNLPLTSSVYFKNGNPVRTSGAPLEGLVRVTEGEEGKFIGMGEIDDEGRVAPRRLVVDYPA; from the coding sequence ACTGCAAAAAGTAAAACGTCTCTACAACGCGAACCGTGCCGGACACACCGGCGCGCTGGACCCGCTGGCGACCGGTATGCTGCCGATTTGTCTCGGCGAAGCGACCAAGTTTTCACAGTACCTGCTGGACTCCGACAAGCGTTATCGGGTGATTGCCCGTCTCGGGCAGCGGACCGATACCTCCGATGCCGACGGACAGATCGTGCAGGAGCGCCCAATAACCTTTACCCCTGAGCAGCTTGCTAGCGCGCTGGAAACCTTTCGCGGCGACATTGAGCAGGTCCCGTCGATGTACTCGGCGCTGAAATATCAGGGTAAAAAGCTTTATGAATACGCGCGCCAGGGGATTGAAGTCCCGCGTGAGGCGCGACCGATTACCGTTTATGAGCTACTGTTTATTCGCCACGAAGGGAACGAACTGGAGCTGGAAGTGCACTGTTCGAAAGGCACCTATATTCGCACGATCGTCGACGATCTGGGTGAAAAACTGGGTTGCGGCGCGCACGTTATCTTCCTGCGCCGCCTGGCGGTAAGCAAATACCCGGTCGAGCGGATGGTGACGCTGGAACGCCTGCGCGAGCTGGCGGACCAGGCTGAGCAGCAGGGTATTCCGGCAGCGCAACTGCTGGACCCGCTATTGATGCCAATGGACAGTCCGGCTTCGGATTTCCCTGTCGTCAATCTGCCGTTAACCTCTTCCGTTTACTTTAAAAACGGCAACCCGGTGCGTACGTCGGGCGCGCCGCTGGAAGGGCTGGTACGCGTAACGGAAGGTGAAGAGGGTAAATTTATCGGCATGGGCGAAATTGACGACGAAGGCCGCGTCGCCCCGCGCCGGTTAGTGGTGGACTATCCTGCGTAA